The segment TGGTATGACTTCTGGCTGGAGAGGAAATATTTTCACAGCGAACCCAGGCCAGAAATGAAGCCCTATACTATAGTTATCCCACCTCCCAATATTACTGGCTCCCTCCATATGGGGCATGCTTTGAATAATATTTTACAGGACATTCTAATTCGACTAAAGAGAATGCAGGGTTATAATGCACTCTGGCTTCCTGGAACAGACCATGGAGGAATTGCCACCCAGAACGTCCTGGAGAAGGAGCTTCTCTCCCAGGGATTGACCAGGGAGAAATTGGGTAGGGAGAAGTTCCTGGAAAGGATGTGGGAATGGCGCAGCAAAGTAGGGAATACAATTCTTGAACAGTTGAAGAGGCTGGGCTGTTCCTGTGACTGGGAGCGCACCCGGTTTACTATGGATAGTGTCTGTGAAAGGGCTGTTTTAGAGGCTTTCGTTTACCTCTATGGAAAGGGATTGATATACAGGGGTGAGTACATTGTCAACTGGTGTCCCCGGTGCCAGACCGCTCTTTCAGATATCGAAGTGGAACACGAAGAAGTTAGGGGCAAATTATGGTATATAAAGTACCCCCTCAAAAATTCGAAGGGTGAATCCTCTTTTGTTATGGTAGCTACCACACGACCGGAAACTATGTTGGGGGATACAGCAGTTGCTGTTAACCCAAAGGATAAGAGATATAAGGAGTTAATTGGAAGCGAAGTTATATTGCCCATTATGGACCGTGCCATTCCCATTGTTGCTGACGGGTTTGTAGATTCTGCTTTTGGTAGTGGTGCGGTGAAGGTAACCCCTGCACACGACCCGGATGATTTTAAGATAGCCCAGAGGCACAACCTGCCAGGTGTGAAGGTTATTAATGAGCAGGGCAGGATGACTGAAGCTTCCGGGAAGTATCAGGGGAAGGACAGGTTTGAGTGCCGCAAGGAGCTGGTAGAAGAACTAAAGGAGAAAGGGTATTTAGAAAAGATTGAGGATTATAACTATTCGATTGGCCATTGTTACCGCTGTCAGACTATTCTGGAACCACTGGTATCTGAACAGTGGTATCTGAAGACAGGGGAGATGGCAAAAAAAGCAATTGAAGCTTCCAGAAAGAAGAAAGTGCGCCTTGTTCCTGAAAACTGGACTAAGCCATATTTGAACTGGCTTGAAGAATTGCATGACTGGTGTATTAGCCGTCAGATATGGTGGGGACACAGGATACCCGTGTGGTACTGCCAGAAGGGCTGTTCCCCTGTTGCAGCGGTGGAAAGACCGGAAAGATGTCCTGAGTGCGGCAATAGCAATCTTGTTCAGGACCCTGATGTATTGGATACCTGGTTCTCTTCAGCTCTCTGGCCTTTTTCTACTTTCGGCTGGCCAAGGAAAAAAGACAGGGTTCCCAATAAAGCGAAAAGTGAGAAGGTAATCAATGACCTTGACTACTACTATCCCACTTCTGTTCTCGTTACAGGATACGAGATTCTTTATCTCTGGGTGGCCAGAATGGTTATGATGGGACTGACATTGATGGACGATATCCCATTTTCTGACGTATACATTCATGGTATAGTGCGGGACGCCAAGGGAAGGAAAATGAGTAAGTCTATAGGGAACGTTATCGACCCCTTAGGGACGGTGGAGAAATATGGAACCGATGCCCTGAGGTTTGCCATGGCATGCGGCGGGGTGATGGGAAGGGACGTTCAGCTCTCCGAAGATAATTTTAGGGCGGGAAGGAATTTTGCTAACAAGACATGGAATGCTTCGCGGTTGGTGCTTATGAATCTGGAAGGGTTCAAATTGCCTACCGGCACGCCAACCCAGAATGTCTCTATCAGAGAAAGGCTCACTTTACCCGATAGATGGATTTTGGACCAGTATAATCGGGCGATAGAAGAGGTCACTATTGCCTTTGAGGAATATGATATAAGTAAGGCAGCAAGGCTTCTCTACGAATTTATCTGGAGTAAGTTCTGTGACTGGTATCTGGAACTCGCCAAGATGAGACTTTATGGCCAGGAGCCGAGCGAGAAAGAGGTGGCTCAGTTTGTGCTCATTTACGTGCTTGCGGGAACTTTAAAGTTGCTCCATCCAATAATGCCGTTTATTACAGAAGATATATGGCATCTGTTAAATAATATCTCTCCGGCGGACAGAGAAGAATCTATAATGGTTGCTTCCTGGCCTCTTCCCGGAAGAGAAGGAAGGGATGAGGATGCCGTAGAAGAGATGGGATTGGTCATAGATGTAATCTCTCAAGTTAGGAATGTGCGTAGCGTAATGAGAATTCCACACGCCAAGATGGTGGAAGTATTTATTAAGCCATCTGAGAGAAAACAGAAGGCACTTCTGGATGAACACATTCTGTATATAAAGAGTTTAACAAAGGCGAAAGAAGTCGTAGCTGATAAGGGTATCAAGAAACCAGAAGAGTGTGCCACTGCCGTCGTTGGTGACGTAGAGATATACGTTCCCTTGAAGGGAATGATTGATATCCATCGAGAAGTAGAAAGGTTGAGTAAGGAAATTGAAAAGATAGAAGTTGAACTCGACAGAACTAACAAGAAATTGAAAAATAAAGAGTTTCTGAAGAAAGCTCCATCTCCGGTTGTAGAGAAAGTAAAGAAACAGAAAGAAGAATACGAGATTACAAGAGATAAATTACTAAAAAACTTAAAGTTAATCAAGGAGTGAATCAGATGCGTG is part of the bacterium genome and harbors:
- a CDS encoding valine--tRNA ligase, encoding MEIPTKYNPKVTEKKWYDFWLERKYFHSEPRPEMKPYTIVIPPPNITGSLHMGHALNNILQDILIRLKRMQGYNALWLPGTDHGGIATQNVLEKELLSQGLTREKLGREKFLERMWEWRSKVGNTILEQLKRLGCSCDWERTRFTMDSVCERAVLEAFVYLYGKGLIYRGEYIVNWCPRCQTALSDIEVEHEEVRGKLWYIKYPLKNSKGESSFVMVATTRPETMLGDTAVAVNPKDKRYKELIGSEVILPIMDRAIPIVADGFVDSAFGSGAVKVTPAHDPDDFKIAQRHNLPGVKVINEQGRMTEASGKYQGKDRFECRKELVEELKEKGYLEKIEDYNYSIGHCYRCQTILEPLVSEQWYLKTGEMAKKAIEASRKKKVRLVPENWTKPYLNWLEELHDWCISRQIWWGHRIPVWYCQKGCSPVAAVERPERCPECGNSNLVQDPDVLDTWFSSALWPFSTFGWPRKKDRVPNKAKSEKVINDLDYYYPTSVLVTGYEILYLWVARMVMMGLTLMDDIPFSDVYIHGIVRDAKGRKMSKSIGNVIDPLGTVEKYGTDALRFAMACGGVMGRDVQLSEDNFRAGRNFANKTWNASRLVLMNLEGFKLPTGTPTQNVSIRERLTLPDRWILDQYNRAIEEVTIAFEEYDISKAARLLYEFIWSKFCDWYLELAKMRLYGQEPSEKEVAQFVLIYVLAGTLKLLHPIMPFITEDIWHLLNNISPADREESIMVASWPLPGREGRDEDAVEEMGLVIDVISQVRNVRSVMRIPHAKMVEVFIKPSERKQKALLDEHILYIKSLTKAKEVVADKGIKKPEECATAVVGDVEIYVPLKGMIDIHREVERLSKEIEKIEVELDRTNKKLKNKEFLKKAPSPVVEKVKKQKEEYEITRDKLLKNLKLIKE